Proteins from a genomic interval of Rattus norvegicus strain BN/NHsdMcwi chromosome 2, GRCr8, whole genome shotgun sequence:
- the Trim46 gene encoding tripartite motif-containing protein 46 isoform X1 — protein sequence MAAKRGTKTSMKNMEKELLCPVCQEMYKQPLVLPCTHNVCQACAREVLGQQGYIGHGGDPSSEPTSPASTPSTRSPRLSRRTLPKPDRLDRLLKSGFGTYPGRKRGALHPQTILFPCPACQGDVELGERGLSGLFRNLTLERVVERYRQSVSVGGAILCQLCKPPPLEATKGCSECRATFCNECFKLFHPWGTQKAQHEPTLPTLSFRPKGLMCPDHKEEVTHYCKTCQRLVCQLCRVRRTHSGHKITPVLSAYQALKDKLTKSLAYILGNQDTVQTQICELEETIRHTEVSGQQAKEEVSQLVRGLGAVLEEKRSSLLQAIEECQQERLSRLSAQIHEHQSLLDGSGLVGYAQEVLKETDQPCFVQAAKQLHNRIARATEALQTFRPAASSSFRHCQLDVGREMKLLTELNFLRVPEAPVIDTQRTFAYDQIFLCWRLPPHSPPAWHYTVEFRRTDVPAQPGPTRWQRREEVRGTSALLENPDTGSVYVLRVRGCNKAGYGEYSEDVHLHTPPAPVLHFFLDGRWGASRERLAISKDQRAVRSIPGLPLLLAAERLLTGCHLSVDVVLGDVAVTQGRSYWACAVDPASYLVKVGVGLESKLQESFQGAPDVISPRYDPDSGHDSGAEDAAVEALPPFAFLTIGMGKILLGSGASSNAGLTGRDGPAASCTVPLPPRLGICLDYERGRVSFLDAVSFRGLLECPLDCSGPVCPAFCFIGGGAVQLQEPVGTKPERKVTIGGFAKLD from the exons ATGGCTGCGAAGAGAGGGACCAAG ACAAGCATGAAGAACATGGAGAAGGAACTGCTGTGCCCAGTGTGCCAAGAGATGTACAAGCAGCCACTAGTGCTGCCTTGTACCCACAACGTGTGCCAGGCCTGTGCCCGGGAGGTTTTGGGCCAGCAGGGGTACATAGGCCATGGTGGGGATCCGAGTTCGGAGCCCActtctcctgcttccaccccTTCTACCCGCAGCCCCCGCCTCTCTCGGAGAACTCTCCCCAAGCCAGATCGCTTGGACCGGCTCCTTAAGTCAG GCTTTGGGACATACCCTGGGCGGAAGCGTGGTGCCTTGCACCCCCAGACGATCTTATTCCCGTGCCCAGCCTGCCAGGGCGATGTGGAACTGGGGGAGAGGGGCCTTTCCGGGCTTTTCCGAAACCTGACCCTAGAGCGAGTGGTGGAGCGGTACCGACAGAGTGTGAGTGTGGGCGGCGCCATCCTGTGCCAGTTGTGCAAGCCCCCACCACTAGAGGCCACCAAGGGCTGCTCAGAGTGTCGAGCTACCTTCTGTAATGAatgcttcaagctcttccacccCTGGGGCACTCAGAAGGCCCAACACGAACCCACGCTACCCACCCTCTCATTCCGCCCCAAG GGTCTGATGTGTCCAGACCACAAGGAAGAGGTGACCCACTACTGTAAGACATGTCAACGACTGGTGTGCCAACTCTGCAGGGTACGGCGTACCCACAGTGGGCACAAGATCACACCAGTGCTCAGTGCCTACCAGGCTCTCAAG GATAAGCTAACTAAGAGCCTGGCATACATCTTGGGAAACCAGGACACAGTGCAGACCCAGATTTGTGAGCTGGAGGAGACCATCAGGCACACTGAG GTGAGTGGTCAGCAGGCGAAAGAGGAGGTGTCCCAGCTGGTTCGGGGACTAGGGGCTGTGTTGGAAGAGAAGCGATCCTCACTTCTTCAGGCCATCGAAGAGTGCCAGCAAGAGCGTTTATCCCGGCTCAGTGCCCAGATCCATGAGCACCAGAGCCTGCTGGATGGCTCGGGTTTGGTGGGCTACGCCCAGGAAGTTCTTAAGGAAACAGACCAGCCTTGCTTTGTACAAGCAGCCAAACAGCTGCATAACAG GATTGCCCGAGCCACCGAGGCCCTCCAGACATTCCGGCCAGCTGCCAGCTCCTCCTTCCGTCATTGCCAGCTGGATGTGGGACGGGAGATGAAGTTGCTGACAGAGCTTAACTTCCTGAGAG TGCCCGAGGCGCCTGTCATCGACACCCAACGCACCTTTGCCTATGACCAAATCTTCCTGTGCTGGCGGCTGCCCCCTCACTCACCACCTGCCTGGCATTACACTGTGGAGTTCCGGCGCACAGATGTCCCCGCCCAGCCAGGCCCTACACGCTGGCAGCGACGGGAGGAGGTGAGGGGCACCAGTGCCCTCCTGGAGAACCCTGACACGGGCTCTGTGTATGTGCTGCGTGTCCGTGGCTGCAACAAAGCTGGCTACGGAGAGTACAGTGAagatgtgcacctgcacacaccccCAGCACCTG TCCTGCACTTCTTCCTCGATGGCCGCTGGGGTGCAAGCCGAGAGCGGCTAGCCATCAGCAAGGACCAGCGGGCGGTGCGGAGTATCCCAGGGCTTCCCTTGCTGCTGGCTGCTGAGCGGCTGCTCACAGGCTGCCACCTGAGTGTGGACGTGGTCCTGGGGGATGTGGCTGTGACCCAGGGCCGCAGCTACTGGGCCTGTGCCGTAGACCCTGCCTCCTACTTGGTCAAGGTGGGCGTCGGGCTGGAGAGCAAGCTTCAGGAAAGCTTCCAGGGTGCCCCGGATGTGATCAGCCCCAG ATATGACCCGGACAGCGGGCACGACAGCGGTGCAGAAGACGCCGCAGTGGAGGCCTTGCCGCCCTTCGCTTTCCTGACCATCGGCATGGGCAAGATCCTGCTGGGCTCCGGAGCAAGTTCAAATGCAGGGCTGACAGGGAGAGACGGCCCGGCAGCTAGCTGCACAGTGCCTCTGCCACCTCGCCTAGGCATCTGTTTGGACTACGAGCGGGGGCGGGTTTCCTTCCTGGATGCTGTGTCGTTCCGCGGGCTCCTGGAGTGCCCCCTGGACTGCTCAGGGCCTGTgtgccctgccttctgcttcaTTGGGGGTGGCGCTGTACAGCTGCAGGAGCCCGTGGGCACCAAGCCTGAGAGGAAAGTCACCATTGGGGGCTTTGCCAAGCTGGACTGA
- the Trim46 gene encoding tripartite motif-containing protein 46 isoform X3, protein MAEGEDMQTFTSIMDALVRISTSMKNMEKELLCPVCQEMYKQPLVLPCTHNVCQACAREVLGQQGYIGHGGDPSSEPTSPASTPSTRSPRLSRRTLPKPDRLDRLLKSGFGTYPGRKRGALHPQTILFPCPACQGDVELGERGLSGLFRNLTLERVVERYRQSVSVGGAILCQLCKPPPLEATKGCSECRATFCNECFKLFHPWGTQKAQHEPTLPTLSFRPKGLMCPDHKEEVTHYCKTCQRLVCQLCRVRRTHSGHKITPVLSAYQALKDKLTKSLAYILGNQDTVQTQICELEETIRHTEVSGQQAKEEVSQLVRGLGAVLEEKRSSLLQAIEECQQERLSRLSAQIHEHQSLLDGSGLVGYAQEVLKETDQPCFVQAAKQLHNRIARATEALQTFRPAASSSFRHCQLDVGREMKLLTELNFLRVPEAPVIDTQRTFAYDQIFLCWRLPPHSPPAWHYTVEFRRTDVPAQPGPTRWQRREEVRGTSALLENPDTGSVYVLRVRGCNKAGYGEYSEDVHLHTPPAPDMTRTAGTTAVQKTPQWRPCRPSLS, encoded by the exons ATGGCTGAGGGTGAGGATATGCAGACCTTCACTTCCATCATGGATGCACTAGTCCGCATCAGT ACAAGCATGAAGAACATGGAGAAGGAACTGCTGTGCCCAGTGTGCCAAGAGATGTACAAGCAGCCACTAGTGCTGCCTTGTACCCACAACGTGTGCCAGGCCTGTGCCCGGGAGGTTTTGGGCCAGCAGGGGTACATAGGCCATGGTGGGGATCCGAGTTCGGAGCCCActtctcctgcttccaccccTTCTACCCGCAGCCCCCGCCTCTCTCGGAGAACTCTCCCCAAGCCAGATCGCTTGGACCGGCTCCTTAAGTCAG GCTTTGGGACATACCCTGGGCGGAAGCGTGGTGCCTTGCACCCCCAGACGATCTTATTCCCGTGCCCAGCCTGCCAGGGCGATGTGGAACTGGGGGAGAGGGGCCTTTCCGGGCTTTTCCGAAACCTGACCCTAGAGCGAGTGGTGGAGCGGTACCGACAGAGTGTGAGTGTGGGCGGCGCCATCCTGTGCCAGTTGTGCAAGCCCCCACCACTAGAGGCCACCAAGGGCTGCTCAGAGTGTCGAGCTACCTTCTGTAATGAatgcttcaagctcttccacccCTGGGGCACTCAGAAGGCCCAACACGAACCCACGCTACCCACCCTCTCATTCCGCCCCAAG GGTCTGATGTGTCCAGACCACAAGGAAGAGGTGACCCACTACTGTAAGACATGTCAACGACTGGTGTGCCAACTCTGCAGGGTACGGCGTACCCACAGTGGGCACAAGATCACACCAGTGCTCAGTGCCTACCAGGCTCTCAAG GATAAGCTAACTAAGAGCCTGGCATACATCTTGGGAAACCAGGACACAGTGCAGACCCAGATTTGTGAGCTGGAGGAGACCATCAGGCACACTGAG GTGAGTGGTCAGCAGGCGAAAGAGGAGGTGTCCCAGCTGGTTCGGGGACTAGGGGCTGTGTTGGAAGAGAAGCGATCCTCACTTCTTCAGGCCATCGAAGAGTGCCAGCAAGAGCGTTTATCCCGGCTCAGTGCCCAGATCCATGAGCACCAGAGCCTGCTGGATGGCTCGGGTTTGGTGGGCTACGCCCAGGAAGTTCTTAAGGAAACAGACCAGCCTTGCTTTGTACAAGCAGCCAAACAGCTGCATAACAG GATTGCCCGAGCCACCGAGGCCCTCCAGACATTCCGGCCAGCTGCCAGCTCCTCCTTCCGTCATTGCCAGCTGGATGTGGGACGGGAGATGAAGTTGCTGACAGAGCTTAACTTCCTGAGAG TGCCCGAGGCGCCTGTCATCGACACCCAACGCACCTTTGCCTATGACCAAATCTTCCTGTGCTGGCGGCTGCCCCCTCACTCACCACCTGCCTGGCATTACACTGTGGAGTTCCGGCGCACAGATGTCCCCGCCCAGCCAGGCCCTACACGCTGGCAGCGACGGGAGGAGGTGAGGGGCACCAGTGCCCTCCTGGAGAACCCTGACACGGGCTCTGTGTATGTGCTGCGTGTCCGTGGCTGCAACAAAGCTGGCTACGGAGAGTACAGTGAagatgtgcacctgcacacaccccCAGCACCTG ATATGACCCGGACAGCGGGCACGACAGCGGTGCAGAAGACGCCGCAGTGGAGGCCTTGCCGCCCTTCGCTTTCCTGA
- the Trim46 gene encoding tripartite motif-containing protein 46 isoform X2: MKNMEKELLCPVCQEMYKQPLVLPCTHNVCQACAREVLGQQGYIGHGGDPSSEPTSPASTPSTRSPRLSRRTLPKPDRLDRLLKSGFGTYPGRKRGALHPQTILFPCPACQGDVELGERGLSGLFRNLTLERVVERYRQSVSVGGAILCQLCKPPPLEATKGCSECRATFCNECFKLFHPWGTQKAQHEPTLPTLSFRPKGLMCPDHKEEVTHYCKTCQRLVCQLCRVRRTHSGHKITPVLSAYQALKDKLTKSLAYILGNQDTVQTQICELEETIRHTEVSGQQAKEEVSQLVRGLGAVLEEKRSSLLQAIEECQQERLSRLSAQIHEHQSLLDGSGLVGYAQEVLKETDQPCFVQAAKQLHNRIARATEALQTFRPAASSSFRHCQLDVGREMKLLTELNFLRVPEAPVIDTQRTFAYDQIFLCWRLPPHSPPAWHYTVEFRRTDVPAQPGPTRWQRREEVRGTSALLENPDTGSVYVLRVRGCNKAGYGEYSEDVHLHTPPAPVLHFFLDGRWGASRERLAISKDQRAVRSIPGLPLLLAAERLLTGCHLSVDVVLGDVAVTQGRSYWACAVDPASYLVKVGVGLESKLQESFQGAPDVISPRYDPDSGHDSGAEDAAVEALPPFAFLTIGMGKILLGSGASSNAGLTGRDGPAASCTVPLPPRLGICLDYERGRVSFLDAVSFRGLLECPLDCSGPVCPAFCFIGGGAVQLQEPVGTKPERKVTIGGFAKLD; the protein is encoded by the exons ATGAAGAACATGGAGAAGGAACTGCTGTGCCCAGTGTGCCAAGAGATGTACAAGCAGCCACTAGTGCTGCCTTGTACCCACAACGTGTGCCAGGCCTGTGCCCGGGAGGTTTTGGGCCAGCAGGGGTACATAGGCCATGGTGGGGATCCGAGTTCGGAGCCCActtctcctgcttccaccccTTCTACCCGCAGCCCCCGCCTCTCTCGGAGAACTCTCCCCAAGCCAGATCGCTTGGACCGGCTCCTTAAGTCAG GCTTTGGGACATACCCTGGGCGGAAGCGTGGTGCCTTGCACCCCCAGACGATCTTATTCCCGTGCCCAGCCTGCCAGGGCGATGTGGAACTGGGGGAGAGGGGCCTTTCCGGGCTTTTCCGAAACCTGACCCTAGAGCGAGTGGTGGAGCGGTACCGACAGAGTGTGAGTGTGGGCGGCGCCATCCTGTGCCAGTTGTGCAAGCCCCCACCACTAGAGGCCACCAAGGGCTGCTCAGAGTGTCGAGCTACCTTCTGTAATGAatgcttcaagctcttccacccCTGGGGCACTCAGAAGGCCCAACACGAACCCACGCTACCCACCCTCTCATTCCGCCCCAAG GGTCTGATGTGTCCAGACCACAAGGAAGAGGTGACCCACTACTGTAAGACATGTCAACGACTGGTGTGCCAACTCTGCAGGGTACGGCGTACCCACAGTGGGCACAAGATCACACCAGTGCTCAGTGCCTACCAGGCTCTCAAG GATAAGCTAACTAAGAGCCTGGCATACATCTTGGGAAACCAGGACACAGTGCAGACCCAGATTTGTGAGCTGGAGGAGACCATCAGGCACACTGAG GTGAGTGGTCAGCAGGCGAAAGAGGAGGTGTCCCAGCTGGTTCGGGGACTAGGGGCTGTGTTGGAAGAGAAGCGATCCTCACTTCTTCAGGCCATCGAAGAGTGCCAGCAAGAGCGTTTATCCCGGCTCAGTGCCCAGATCCATGAGCACCAGAGCCTGCTGGATGGCTCGGGTTTGGTGGGCTACGCCCAGGAAGTTCTTAAGGAAACAGACCAGCCTTGCTTTGTACAAGCAGCCAAACAGCTGCATAACAG GATTGCCCGAGCCACCGAGGCCCTCCAGACATTCCGGCCAGCTGCCAGCTCCTCCTTCCGTCATTGCCAGCTGGATGTGGGACGGGAGATGAAGTTGCTGACAGAGCTTAACTTCCTGAGAG TGCCCGAGGCGCCTGTCATCGACACCCAACGCACCTTTGCCTATGACCAAATCTTCCTGTGCTGGCGGCTGCCCCCTCACTCACCACCTGCCTGGCATTACACTGTGGAGTTCCGGCGCACAGATGTCCCCGCCCAGCCAGGCCCTACACGCTGGCAGCGACGGGAGGAGGTGAGGGGCACCAGTGCCCTCCTGGAGAACCCTGACACGGGCTCTGTGTATGTGCTGCGTGTCCGTGGCTGCAACAAAGCTGGCTACGGAGAGTACAGTGAagatgtgcacctgcacacaccccCAGCACCTG TCCTGCACTTCTTCCTCGATGGCCGCTGGGGTGCAAGCCGAGAGCGGCTAGCCATCAGCAAGGACCAGCGGGCGGTGCGGAGTATCCCAGGGCTTCCCTTGCTGCTGGCTGCTGAGCGGCTGCTCACAGGCTGCCACCTGAGTGTGGACGTGGTCCTGGGGGATGTGGCTGTGACCCAGGGCCGCAGCTACTGGGCCTGTGCCGTAGACCCTGCCTCCTACTTGGTCAAGGTGGGCGTCGGGCTGGAGAGCAAGCTTCAGGAAAGCTTCCAGGGTGCCCCGGATGTGATCAGCCCCAG ATATGACCCGGACAGCGGGCACGACAGCGGTGCAGAAGACGCCGCAGTGGAGGCCTTGCCGCCCTTCGCTTTCCTGACCATCGGCATGGGCAAGATCCTGCTGGGCTCCGGAGCAAGTTCAAATGCAGGGCTGACAGGGAGAGACGGCCCGGCAGCTAGCTGCACAGTGCCTCTGCCACCTCGCCTAGGCATCTGTTTGGACTACGAGCGGGGGCGGGTTTCCTTCCTGGATGCTGTGTCGTTCCGCGGGCTCCTGGAGTGCCCCCTGGACTGCTCAGGGCCTGTgtgccctgccttctgcttcaTTGGGGGTGGCGCTGTACAGCTGCAGGAGCCCGTGGGCACCAAGCCTGAGAGGAAAGTCACCATTGGGGGCTTTGCCAAGCTGGACTGA
- the Trim46 gene encoding tripartite motif-containing protein 46 codes for MAEGEDMQTFTSIMDALVRISTSMKNMEKELLCPVCQEMYKQPLVLPCTHNVCQACAREVLGQQGYIGHGGDPSSEPTSPASTPSTRSPRLSRRTLPKPDRLDRLLKSGFGTYPGRKRGALHPQTILFPCPACQGDVELGERGLSGLFRNLTLERVVERYRQSVSVGGAILCQLCKPPPLEATKGCSECRATFCNECFKLFHPWGTQKAQHEPTLPTLSFRPKGLMCPDHKEEVTHYCKTCQRLVCQLCRVRRTHSGHKITPVLSAYQALKDKLTKSLAYILGNQDTVQTQICELEETIRHTEVSGQQAKEEVSQLVRGLGAVLEEKRSSLLQAIEECQQERLSRLSAQIHEHQSLLDGSGLVGYAQEVLKETDQPCFVQAAKQLHNRIARATEALQTFRPAASSSFRHCQLDVGREMKLLTELNFLRVPEAPVIDTQRTFAYDQIFLCWRLPPHSPPAWHYTVEFRRTDVPAQPGPTRWQRREEVRGTSALLENPDTGSVYVLRVRGCNKAGYGEYSEDVHLHTPPAPVLHFFLDGRWGASRERLAISKDQRAVRSIPGLPLLLAAERLLTGCHLSVDVVLGDVAVTQGRSYWACAVDPASYLVKVGVGLESKLQESFQGAPDVISPRYDPDSGHDSGAEDAAVEALPPFAFLTIGMGKILLGSGASSNAGLTGRDGPAASCTVPLPPRLGICLDYERGRVSFLDAVSFRGLLECPLDCSGPVCPAFCFIGGGAVQLQEPVGTKPERKVTIGGFAKLD; via the exons ATGGCTGAGGGTGAGGATATGCAGACCTTCACTTCCATCATGGATGCACTAGTCCGCATCAGT ACAAGCATGAAGAACATGGAGAAGGAACTGCTGTGCCCAGTGTGCCAAGAGATGTACAAGCAGCCACTAGTGCTGCCTTGTACCCACAACGTGTGCCAGGCCTGTGCCCGGGAGGTTTTGGGCCAGCAGGGGTACATAGGCCATGGTGGGGATCCGAGTTCGGAGCCCActtctcctgcttccaccccTTCTACCCGCAGCCCCCGCCTCTCTCGGAGAACTCTCCCCAAGCCAGATCGCTTGGACCGGCTCCTTAAGTCAG GCTTTGGGACATACCCTGGGCGGAAGCGTGGTGCCTTGCACCCCCAGACGATCTTATTCCCGTGCCCAGCCTGCCAGGGCGATGTGGAACTGGGGGAGAGGGGCCTTTCCGGGCTTTTCCGAAACCTGACCCTAGAGCGAGTGGTGGAGCGGTACCGACAGAGTGTGAGTGTGGGCGGCGCCATCCTGTGCCAGTTGTGCAAGCCCCCACCACTAGAGGCCACCAAGGGCTGCTCAGAGTGTCGAGCTACCTTCTGTAATGAatgcttcaagctcttccacccCTGGGGCACTCAGAAGGCCCAACACGAACCCACGCTACCCACCCTCTCATTCCGCCCCAAG GGTCTGATGTGTCCAGACCACAAGGAAGAGGTGACCCACTACTGTAAGACATGTCAACGACTGGTGTGCCAACTCTGCAGGGTACGGCGTACCCACAGTGGGCACAAGATCACACCAGTGCTCAGTGCCTACCAGGCTCTCAAG GATAAGCTAACTAAGAGCCTGGCATACATCTTGGGAAACCAGGACACAGTGCAGACCCAGATTTGTGAGCTGGAGGAGACCATCAGGCACACTGAG GTGAGTGGTCAGCAGGCGAAAGAGGAGGTGTCCCAGCTGGTTCGGGGACTAGGGGCTGTGTTGGAAGAGAAGCGATCCTCACTTCTTCAGGCCATCGAAGAGTGCCAGCAAGAGCGTTTATCCCGGCTCAGTGCCCAGATCCATGAGCACCAGAGCCTGCTGGATGGCTCGGGTTTGGTGGGCTACGCCCAGGAAGTTCTTAAGGAAACAGACCAGCCTTGCTTTGTACAAGCAGCCAAACAGCTGCATAACAG GATTGCCCGAGCCACCGAGGCCCTCCAGACATTCCGGCCAGCTGCCAGCTCCTCCTTCCGTCATTGCCAGCTGGATGTGGGACGGGAGATGAAGTTGCTGACAGAGCTTAACTTCCTGAGAG TGCCCGAGGCGCCTGTCATCGACACCCAACGCACCTTTGCCTATGACCAAATCTTCCTGTGCTGGCGGCTGCCCCCTCACTCACCACCTGCCTGGCATTACACTGTGGAGTTCCGGCGCACAGATGTCCCCGCCCAGCCAGGCCCTACACGCTGGCAGCGACGGGAGGAGGTGAGGGGCACCAGTGCCCTCCTGGAGAACCCTGACACGGGCTCTGTGTATGTGCTGCGTGTCCGTGGCTGCAACAAAGCTGGCTACGGAGAGTACAGTGAagatgtgcacctgcacacaccccCAGCACCTG TCCTGCACTTCTTCCTCGATGGCCGCTGGGGTGCAAGCCGAGAGCGGCTAGCCATCAGCAAGGACCAGCGGGCGGTGCGGAGTATCCCAGGGCTTCCCTTGCTGCTGGCTGCTGAGCGGCTGCTCACAGGCTGCCACCTGAGTGTGGACGTGGTCCTGGGGGATGTGGCTGTGACCCAGGGCCGCAGCTACTGGGCCTGTGCCGTAGACCCTGCCTCCTACTTGGTCAAGGTGGGCGTCGGGCTGGAGAGCAAGCTTCAGGAAAGCTTCCAGGGTGCCCCGGATGTGATCAGCCCCAG ATATGACCCGGACAGCGGGCACGACAGCGGTGCAGAAGACGCCGCAGTGGAGGCCTTGCCGCCCTTCGCTTTCCTGACCATCGGCATGGGCAAGATCCTGCTGGGCTCCGGAGCAAGTTCAAATGCAGGGCTGACAGGGAGAGACGGCCCGGCAGCTAGCTGCACAGTGCCTCTGCCACCTCGCCTAGGCATCTGTTTGGACTACGAGCGGGGGCGGGTTTCCTTCCTGGATGCTGTGTCGTTCCGCGGGCTCCTGGAGTGCCCCCTGGACTGCTCAGGGCCTGTgtgccctgccttctgcttcaTTGGGGGTGGCGCTGTACAGCTGCAGGAGCCCGTGGGCACCAAGCCTGAGAGGAAAGTCACCATTGGGGGCTTTGCCAAGCTGGACTGA
- the Trim46 gene encoding tripartite motif-containing protein 46 isoform X5, producing MCPDHKEEVTHYCKTCQRLVCQLCRVRRTHSGHKITPVLSAYQALKDKLTKSLAYILGNQDTVQTQICELEETIRHTEVSGQQAKEEVSQLVRGLGAVLEEKRSSLLQAIEECQQERLSRLSAQIHEHQSLLDGSGLVGYAQEVLKETDQPCFVQAAKQLHNRIARATEALQTFRPAASSSFRHCQLDVGREMKLLTELNFLRVPEAPVIDTQRTFAYDQIFLCWRLPPHSPPAWHYTVEFRRTDVPAQPGPTRWQRREEVRGTSALLENPDTGSVYVLRVRGCNKAGYGEYSEDVHLHTPPAPVLHFFLDGRWGASRERLAISKDQRAVRSIPGLPLLLAAERLLTGCHLSVDVVLGDVAVTQGRSYWACAVDPASYLVKVGVGLESKLQESFQGAPDVISPRYDPDSGHDSGAEDAAVEALPPFAFLTIGMGKILLGSGASSNAGLTGRDGPAASCTVPLPPRLGICLDYERGRVSFLDAVSFRGLLECPLDCSGPVCPAFCFIGGGAVQLQEPVGTKPERKVTIGGFAKLD from the exons ATGTGTCCAGACCACAAGGAAGAGGTGACCCACTACTGTAAGACATGTCAACGACTGGTGTGCCAACTCTGCAGGGTACGGCGTACCCACAGTGGGCACAAGATCACACCAGTGCTCAGTGCCTACCAGGCTCTCAAG GATAAGCTAACTAAGAGCCTGGCATACATCTTGGGAAACCAGGACACAGTGCAGACCCAGATTTGTGAGCTGGAGGAGACCATCAGGCACACTGAG GTGAGTGGTCAGCAGGCGAAAGAGGAGGTGTCCCAGCTGGTTCGGGGACTAGGGGCTGTGTTGGAAGAGAAGCGATCCTCACTTCTTCAGGCCATCGAAGAGTGCCAGCAAGAGCGTTTATCCCGGCTCAGTGCCCAGATCCATGAGCACCAGAGCCTGCTGGATGGCTCGGGTTTGGTGGGCTACGCCCAGGAAGTTCTTAAGGAAACAGACCAGCCTTGCTTTGTACAAGCAGCCAAACAGCTGCATAACAG GATTGCCCGAGCCACCGAGGCCCTCCAGACATTCCGGCCAGCTGCCAGCTCCTCCTTCCGTCATTGCCAGCTGGATGTGGGACGGGAGATGAAGTTGCTGACAGAGCTTAACTTCCTGAGAG TGCCCGAGGCGCCTGTCATCGACACCCAACGCACCTTTGCCTATGACCAAATCTTCCTGTGCTGGCGGCTGCCCCCTCACTCACCACCTGCCTGGCATTACACTGTGGAGTTCCGGCGCACAGATGTCCCCGCCCAGCCAGGCCCTACACGCTGGCAGCGACGGGAGGAGGTGAGGGGCACCAGTGCCCTCCTGGAGAACCCTGACACGGGCTCTGTGTATGTGCTGCGTGTCCGTGGCTGCAACAAAGCTGGCTACGGAGAGTACAGTGAagatgtgcacctgcacacaccccCAGCACCTG TCCTGCACTTCTTCCTCGATGGCCGCTGGGGTGCAAGCCGAGAGCGGCTAGCCATCAGCAAGGACCAGCGGGCGGTGCGGAGTATCCCAGGGCTTCCCTTGCTGCTGGCTGCTGAGCGGCTGCTCACAGGCTGCCACCTGAGTGTGGACGTGGTCCTGGGGGATGTGGCTGTGACCCAGGGCCGCAGCTACTGGGCCTGTGCCGTAGACCCTGCCTCCTACTTGGTCAAGGTGGGCGTCGGGCTGGAGAGCAAGCTTCAGGAAAGCTTCCAGGGTGCCCCGGATGTGATCAGCCCCAG ATATGACCCGGACAGCGGGCACGACAGCGGTGCAGAAGACGCCGCAGTGGAGGCCTTGCCGCCCTTCGCTTTCCTGACCATCGGCATGGGCAAGATCCTGCTGGGCTCCGGAGCAAGTTCAAATGCAGGGCTGACAGGGAGAGACGGCCCGGCAGCTAGCTGCACAGTGCCTCTGCCACCTCGCCTAGGCATCTGTTTGGACTACGAGCGGGGGCGGGTTTCCTTCCTGGATGCTGTGTCGTTCCGCGGGCTCCTGGAGTGCCCCCTGGACTGCTCAGGGCCTGTgtgccctgccttctgcttcaTTGGGGGTGGCGCTGTACAGCTGCAGGAGCCCGTGGGCACCAAGCCTGAGAGGAAAGTCACCATTGGGGGCTTTGCCAAGCTGGACTGA